One Streptomyces fagopyri DNA window includes the following coding sequences:
- a CDS encoding helix-turn-helix transcriptional regulator, protein MSHRQAGSRAADSGNRVPVVVQAPDPISQAGVRSQLGQHPVIDLLDGTEAGPGAVAVLVNESPDETTLSRLRRLVRSEGAHAVLVVGAIREAELLDVIECGVGAIVWRHEASAHRLVQAVLAASRGDGDLPADLLGRLITQVGSLQRTAAGRPGAPLSGLVPREIDVLRLIAEGMDTGEIASKLSYSERTVKNVMHGLTTRLHLRNRAHAVAYALREGYI, encoded by the coding sequence GTGTCACACCGGCAGGCCGGATCCCGCGCGGCGGACTCCGGAAACCGCGTTCCGGTGGTGGTCCAGGCACCCGATCCGATCTCGCAGGCAGGTGTCCGCAGCCAGTTGGGACAGCACCCGGTGATCGATCTCCTGGACGGTACGGAGGCCGGCCCCGGCGCGGTGGCCGTCCTGGTCAACGAGAGCCCGGACGAGACGACGCTCTCGCGGCTGCGCCGGCTGGTGCGCAGCGAGGGGGCACACGCCGTCCTGGTGGTGGGCGCGATCCGCGAGGCCGAGCTGCTGGACGTCATCGAGTGCGGTGTCGGCGCCATCGTCTGGCGCCACGAGGCCAGCGCGCACCGTCTGGTGCAGGCCGTGCTCGCCGCCTCGCGAGGTGACGGTGACCTGCCCGCGGATCTGTTGGGACGCCTCATCACTCAGGTGGGCTCGCTCCAGCGGACCGCGGCCGGGCGGCCCGGGGCTCCGCTGTCCGGCCTGGTACCGCGTGAGATCGACGTCCTGAGGCTCATCGCCGAGGGAATGGACACCGGAGAGATAGCGAGCAAGCTCTCCTACTCCGAACGGACCGTCAAGAACGTGATGCACGGGCTGACCACCCGGCTCCATCTGCGCAATCGCGCGCATGCCGTGGCCTATGCCCTACGGGAAGGCTACATCTGA
- a CDS encoding hydrolase, with protein sequence MSLWTSLEPASSTVDPGGSTKVRLRLRNTGDVVDEYRFEPVGDIAPWTTVEPGTLRLYPGTTGTVELTFAPPRTSDAVAGPNAYAVRITPTEHPEATTVPEGNLTITPFTEVRAELVPPTVKGRFRGRPRLAVDNLGNTKLTASISGSDNGDHLSYDIHPGSVQIEPGRAAFVRATLKPRQIIWFGSKEQRPYSLAVQRSGVKSQSVEGTYVQRGFLPRWLATFLGVFMALAITFVMLWLAYKPQVRSAATEKLQEAGVSTLPPSPSASLPLPQPSIPAQAPTQEAPAPTPTEKPAGGGSGSDGGSEKKKKETKAPEVTAATAVTRLAADDPGVRHICYRAYETGEGWQKPVCDGAMAGTVGQSRPIKSLNLAVSGTKGVNGNEFVHVKEWLNPWTSVADGVDLYLGSTKADDPYMLAFGVNVGEGTICQNAHIHDQAWLGLQCNKPPSYIFGGTMDQTLWLEAVKFTV encoded by the coding sequence TGCGGCTGCGGCTGCGCAATACCGGCGACGTGGTGGACGAGTACCGTTTCGAGCCGGTGGGTGACATCGCGCCCTGGACGACGGTGGAGCCGGGGACGCTGCGGCTGTATCCGGGGACGACGGGGACGGTGGAGCTGACGTTCGCGCCGCCCCGTACCTCCGACGCGGTGGCGGGCCCCAACGCCTACGCGGTACGGATCACGCCGACCGAGCACCCCGAGGCGACGACCGTTCCCGAGGGGAACCTCACCATCACTCCGTTCACCGAGGTGCGGGCCGAGTTGGTGCCGCCCACGGTCAAGGGGCGTTTCCGGGGGCGGCCCAGGCTGGCCGTGGACAATCTCGGCAACACGAAGCTGACGGCGTCGATCAGTGGCAGTGACAACGGGGATCATCTCTCGTACGACATTCATCCGGGCAGCGTCCAGATCGAGCCGGGGCGGGCCGCTTTCGTCAGGGCGACGTTGAAGCCGCGGCAGATCATCTGGTTCGGCTCGAAGGAACAGCGGCCGTATTCGCTGGCGGTGCAGCGATCAGGGGTCAAGTCGCAGTCGGTGGAGGGGACTTATGTGCAGCGCGGGTTCTTGCCGCGCTGGCTCGCCACGTTCCTGGGCGTGTTCATGGCCCTCGCGATCACCTTCGTGATGCTGTGGCTGGCGTACAAGCCACAGGTCCGCAGCGCCGCCACCGAGAAACTCCAGGAAGCGGGCGTCAGCACGCTGCCGCCCAGCCCCTCGGCGTCCCTCCCGCTCCCGCAGCCCTCGATCCCCGCCCAGGCTCCGACCCAGGAGGCACCGGCCCCGACTCCGACCGAGAAGCCGGCCGGCGGCGGCAGCGGGAGCGACGGCGGTTCCGAGAAGAAGAAGAAGGAGACCAAGGCCCCCGAGGTGACCGCGGCGACCGCTGTCACCCGCCTGGCCGCGGACGATCCCGGCGTGCGGCACATCTGCTACCGGGCCTACGAGACGGGCGAGGGCTGGCAGAAGCCCGTCTGTGACGGCGCCATGGCGGGCACGGTGGGGCAGAGCCGCCCGATCAAGTCCCTGAACCTCGCCGTGTCCGGCACCAAGGGCGTGAACGGCAACGAGTTCGTCCACGTGAAGGAGTGGCTCAACCCCTGGACGAGCGTGGCCGACGGTGTCGACCTGTACCTCGGATCCACCAAGGCGGACGACCCGTACATGCTGGCCTTCGGCGTCAACGTGGGTGAGGGCACCATCTGCCAGAACGCGCACATCCACGACCAGGCCTGGCTCGGCCTGCAGTGCAACAAGCCGCCCTCGTACATCTTCGGCGGCACCATGGACCAGACGCTCTGGCTCGAAGCCGTCAAGTTCACCGTGTGA
- a CDS encoding AAA family ATPase, with protein sequence MSAELETLRERREALELVAAETDRARAGSGRLVLLRGATGTGRTALLEAVAGQAAARGTRVLRARCSSDGDTAAFAPVRQLLASGAEFESGVEPCPDPADTPHRWTRAEHLWDQLRAYAVDSPLLVAVDDVHCADESSRRWFVEAARRIDRLPVLLVATERSQYDLDPPPAGLAHALSPTLVRTHTVTPLSPEAAAQLVRSEFGTAPPGWVDDCVRAGAGSPLLLRALLDDLRAREPDGVPRTTLPESCAALYPGAYPAAVTWWLDSAGPATAGVARALATLDDDALEDEHPRETAELLARMADADPARVPGWLTAMTHLGLLRPGPRGRPGYAHPLLRDAVLSGWPSTRRQAAHRTAAEVMLRRGDRAETVAGQLLRASAVGAPWAATALLDAADLAARDARPDDAVAFLRRVLDEPLTPARRTTALTELGSLEFAVARSSGGIPRLTEATRLPGMPQDRVRAAVALGTVLARRGKARAAMDVLRGLDEQLADHPDLIRLLQTASALLSDHDQGIREEAYRWLYGAAERSPDLVGTAGRALLVRYDATAGLVSAATAMERIRALLDEPVDALAEPFLLGTAAAVAQWADELEEAEGLVRRGLARQRPSLLHPMHEALLNVRADIAAVRGRYAELLVDPEVRRSGGRARPGPANAHAHALIALVETGRTEEASRLADSFDLRDAQDSWELNRFLYARGVLRSAAGDPAGALDDFLECGRRQTARDVVSPVVTPWRTAAAACRTALGRPQDALALAREELRLAQVWDTPRLVGRALSGLATATGGRRGLELADRAVRLLRDAPAQTELISALIAQGRQFVAAGDRARARDALREAAERAERLGAVRLRAQAEDALPEGRSRGAATALTGWEALTGSERRIAALAAGGRTNAEIAELLHLARRTVETHLTSAYRKLGIRRRAELTAVIEGRAADPGDPAEVPGG encoded by the coding sequence ATGAGTGCCGAACTCGAAACGCTGCGGGAACGCCGGGAGGCCCTGGAGCTGGTGGCCGCCGAGACGGACCGTGCCCGTGCCGGGTCCGGCCGTCTGGTGCTGCTCAGAGGTGCCACCGGAACGGGGCGTACCGCCCTCCTGGAGGCCGTCGCCGGCCAGGCGGCGGCACGCGGGACCCGGGTGCTGCGCGCCCGCTGCTCGTCCGACGGGGACACCGCCGCCTTCGCTCCGGTCCGGCAACTGCTGGCGTCCGGAGCCGAGTTCGAGAGCGGGGTCGAACCCTGCCCGGACCCTGCCGACACCCCGCACCGGTGGACCCGCGCGGAACACCTGTGGGACCAACTGCGCGCGTACGCCGTGGACTCGCCCCTGCTGGTCGCCGTGGACGACGTGCACTGCGCCGACGAGTCCTCGCGCCGCTGGTTCGTCGAGGCCGCCCGCCGGATCGACCGGCTCCCCGTCCTGCTGGTGGCCACCGAGCGGAGCCAGTACGACCTCGACCCGCCCCCGGCCGGCCTGGCGCACGCGCTCTCGCCCACCCTCGTCCGCACCCACACCGTCACCCCGCTGAGCCCCGAAGCCGCCGCGCAGCTGGTGCGTTCGGAGTTCGGCACCGCCCCGCCCGGCTGGGTGGACGACTGTGTACGGGCCGGCGCGGGCAGCCCGCTGCTGTTACGCGCCCTGCTCGACGACCTCCGCGCGCGGGAGCCCGACGGCGTCCCGCGCACGACCCTGCCCGAGTCCTGCGCGGCGCTCTACCCGGGCGCGTATCCGGCCGCCGTGACCTGGTGGCTGGACAGCGCCGGACCGGCGACCGCGGGAGTGGCACGCGCCCTCGCGACACTCGACGACGACGCGCTGGAGGACGAACACCCCCGGGAGACCGCCGAACTGCTCGCCCGGATGGCGGACGCGGACCCCGCCCGGGTGCCCGGCTGGCTCACCGCCATGACCCACCTCGGTCTGCTGCGCCCCGGGCCCCGGGGACGACCGGGCTACGCCCACCCCCTCTTACGCGACGCGGTGCTGAGCGGCTGGCCCAGCACCCGACGGCAGGCCGCCCACCGTACGGCGGCCGAAGTGATGCTCCGCCGCGGCGATCGCGCCGAAACGGTCGCCGGACAGCTCCTGCGGGCATCGGCCGTCGGGGCGCCCTGGGCCGCGACCGCGCTGCTGGACGCCGCCGACCTCGCGGCGCGCGACGCCAGACCCGACGACGCCGTGGCGTTCCTGCGCCGGGTCCTCGACGAACCGCTCACACCGGCCCGCCGCACCACCGCGCTCACCGAGCTGGGCTCCCTGGAGTTCGCCGTCGCCCGCTCGTCCGGCGGGATACCGCGGCTGACCGAGGCGACCCGGCTGCCGGGCATGCCCCAGGACCGGGTACGGGCGGCGGTGGCGCTCGGCACGGTACTGGCGCGGCGCGGCAAGGCGCGCGCGGCGATGGACGTGCTGCGCGGCCTGGACGAGCAACTCGCGGACCACCCGGACCTGATCAGGCTGCTGCAGACCGCCTCCGCGCTCCTCTCGGACCACGACCAGGGAATCCGTGAGGAGGCCTACCGCTGGCTGTACGGCGCCGCCGAGAGGTCCCCGGACCTGGTCGGCACGGCCGGCCGCGCGCTTCTGGTGCGCTACGACGCGACCGCCGGTCTGGTCTCCGCCGCCACGGCCATGGAACGTATCCGCGCCCTGCTCGACGAACCGGTCGACGCCCTCGCGGAGCCCTTCCTGCTCGGTACGGCCGCCGCCGTCGCACAGTGGGCGGACGAACTGGAGGAGGCGGAGGGGCTGGTACGCCGGGGACTGGCCCGGCAGCGGCCCTCGCTGCTGCACCCGATGCACGAGGCACTGCTCAACGTACGGGCGGACATCGCCGCCGTCCGCGGGCGGTACGCGGAGCTGCTCGTCGACCCCGAGGTCCGGCGGTCCGGGGGAAGAGCCCGCCCGGGGCCCGCCAACGCGCACGCGCACGCCCTGATCGCGCTCGTCGAGACCGGCCGCACCGAGGAGGCGTCCCGGCTCGCCGACAGCTTCGATCTCCGGGACGCCCAGGACTCCTGGGAACTCAACCGGTTCCTGTACGCGCGCGGCGTGCTGCGGTCGGCGGCGGGCGATCCGGCGGGCGCCCTAGACGACTTCCTGGAGTGCGGGCGGCGGCAGACGGCGCGGGACGTGGTGAGCCCCGTCGTCACGCCCTGGCGCACCGCGGCCGCCGCGTGCCGTACCGCGCTCGGACGCCCGCAGGACGCCCTCGCCCTGGCCCGGGAGGAACTGCGGCTCGCCCAGGTCTGGGACACTCCCCGGCTGGTGGGGCGGGCCCTGTCCGGGCTCGCCACGGCCACCGGTGGCCGCCGTGGCCTCGAACTCGCCGACCGTGCCGTACGTCTGCTGCGGGACGCGCCCGCGCAGACCGAGCTGATCTCCGCGCTGATCGCGCAAGGGCGCCAGTTCGTCGCGGCGGGAGACCGCGCACGGGCCCGTGACGCCCTGCGCGAGGCGGCCGAACGCGCCGAACGGCTGGGCGCGGTGCGCCTGCGGGCGCAGGCCGAGGACGCCCTGCCGGAAGGCCGCTCCCGCGGCGCGGCGACGGCACTCACCGGCTGGGAGGCGCTGACCGGCAGCGAACGCCGGATCGCCGCGCTAGCGGCCGGCGGCCGGACCAACGCCGAGATCGCGGAGCTCCTGCACCTGGCCCGGCGTACCGTCGAGACCCATCTGACCAGTGCCTACCGCAAACTCGGCATCCGCCGCAGGGCGGAGCTGACCGCCGTGATCGAAGGGCGGGCGGCCGACCCGGGTGATCCGGCGGAGGTCCCGGGCGGCTGA
- a CDS encoding ATP-binding protein, whose protein sequence is MTPHVTGTVAAGPVPAEAPGEPADALLPRLSRLRERVALLVEQRSATDPTASDPLRGLYLSEEAVRHLLEPAGQGSVSQDWGPERGDRLDLLAGRLRLTELDVRILLIALAPDVERTFEPLYGYLNDDVGRRRATAGLALDLCGLPAHQAAARARFHPSAPLSALGLVVVEEPERPFLSRSLRVPDRLVAHLLGDETPDAALSGHVRPLRAPVPGEPYDEDFLLRLADRLTRVPLPVYLREHRTGDGLACAAAALRRSGRESLHFTPGGSAGQEPIAELLREARLRECAIVVSPLPENPAPLMRALTVRDVSVLFTDPRPYDPHWCDHGDPLVLDAPRLRAGAVEAWATALGAEPGPAAGPSAEPADDTMSVRERATGTGPLAHPGPGSDPTPAFDPPPGIGSPPGIGPAPGFDLAPVVAPYRLGGDRIARAARAARDLAAFDGGTLTAAHLRLAARQQSASGLERHARRIRPDVGWDDLVLPDKPLLQLHELALRARHRDRVLGEWRLSAGGGRGRGVLGLFAGDSGTGKTLSAEVVAAELGLDLYVVQLSSIVDKYVGETEKNLERIFTEADRTDAVLLFDEADSVFGKRSEVKDAHDRYANMESSYLLQRLESFDGIALLTTNLRANIDEAFTRRLDLVVDFPFPDADQRLALWRHALTHVPRADGIDPHAVARDFELAGGSIRSAVVTAAYTAAGRGAEVTTADLLEGARREYRKAGRLVPGEGTW, encoded by the coding sequence ATGACCCCGCACGTCACGGGGACCGTCGCCGCCGGCCCCGTCCCGGCCGAGGCGCCCGGGGAGCCGGCCGACGCGCTCCTGCCCCGACTGTCCCGGTTGCGCGAGCGGGTCGCGCTGCTGGTCGAACAGCGCAGTGCCACCGACCCCACCGCGTCCGACCCGCTGCGCGGCCTGTATCTGTCCGAGGAGGCGGTACGGCATCTCCTGGAGCCGGCCGGACAGGGCTCCGTGTCCCAGGACTGGGGCCCTGAGCGTGGCGACCGGCTGGACCTGCTCGCCGGGCGCCTGCGGCTGACCGAGCTGGACGTCCGTATCCTGCTCATCGCCCTCGCGCCGGACGTCGAGCGCACCTTCGAGCCACTGTACGGCTACCTCAACGACGACGTCGGTCGCCGCCGGGCCACCGCGGGGCTCGCCCTGGACCTGTGCGGACTTCCCGCGCACCAGGCCGCGGCACGGGCCCGGTTCCACCCTTCGGCTCCGCTCTCCGCGCTGGGCCTTGTCGTGGTCGAGGAACCCGAACGTCCCTTCCTCAGCCGGTCGTTGCGCGTCCCGGACCGGCTGGTCGCGCACCTGCTGGGTGACGAGACCCCCGACGCGGCGCTGAGCGGCCACGTCCGCCCGCTGCGGGCTCCCGTACCGGGCGAGCCGTACGACGAGGACTTCCTGCTGCGGCTCGCCGACCGGCTGACCCGCGTCCCGCTCCCCGTGTACCTGCGCGAGCACCGGACGGGGGACGGGCTGGCCTGCGCGGCGGCCGCCCTGCGCCGGTCCGGACGGGAGTCCCTCCACTTCACCCCCGGCGGTAGCGCCGGACAGGAGCCGATCGCCGAACTCCTGCGCGAGGCGCGCCTGCGGGAGTGCGCGATCGTCGTGTCACCGCTGCCGGAGAACCCCGCGCCGCTGATGCGGGCACTGACGGTGCGGGACGTGTCCGTCCTGTTCACCGATCCCCGCCCCTACGATCCGCACTGGTGCGACCACGGTGACCCCCTCGTCCTGGACGCTCCCCGGCTGCGGGCCGGTGCGGTGGAGGCGTGGGCGACGGCGCTCGGCGCGGAGCCCGGACCGGCGGCCGGGCCCTCGGCGGAGCCGGCCGACGACACGATGTCCGTACGGGAGCGGGCCACCGGCACCGGTCCCCTTGCGCATCCCGGGCCCGGATCCGACCCCACACCGGCATTCGATCCCCCGCCCGGAATCGGTTCCCCGCCCGGAATCGGTCCCGCGCCAGGGTTCGACCTCGCCCCGGTCGTCGCGCCGTACCGGCTCGGCGGCGACCGCATCGCGCGCGCCGCCCGTGCCGCCCGCGACCTCGCCGCGTTCGACGGCGGCACGCTCACCGCGGCCCATCTGCGCCTGGCCGCCCGGCAGCAGTCCGCCTCGGGCCTCGAACGGCACGCCCGCCGGATCCGTCCCGACGTCGGCTGGGACGATCTCGTCCTGCCCGACAAACCGCTCCTGCAACTGCACGAGCTGGCCCTGCGCGCCCGCCACCGCGACCGCGTGCTCGGGGAGTGGCGGCTCAGCGCGGGCGGCGGTCGCGGCCGAGGTGTCCTCGGTCTGTTCGCCGGTGACTCCGGCACCGGCAAGACCCTGTCCGCCGAGGTCGTCGCCGCCGAACTCGGCCTCGACCTCTACGTCGTGCAGCTCTCCTCCATCGTCGACAAGTACGTCGGCGAGACCGAGAAGAACCTGGAACGCATCTTCACCGAGGCCGACCGCACCGACGCCGTCCTCCTCTTCGACGAGGCCGACTCCGTGTTCGGCAAGCGGTCCGAGGTCAAGGACGCGCACGACCGGTACGCCAACATGGAGAGTTCCTATCTGCTCCAGCGGCTGGAGTCGTTCGACGGCATCGCGCTGCTGACGACCAACCTGCGCGCCAACATCGACGAGGCGTTCACCCGCCGGCTCGACCTGGTGGTGGACTTCCCGTTCCCGGACGCGGACCAGCGACTGGCTCTGTGGCGGCACGCCCTGACCCACGTGCCGCGCGCCGACGGCATCGACCCGCACGCTGTCGCCCGGGACTTCGAGCTCGCGGGCGGTTCGATCCGCAGCGCCGTGGTCACGGCCGCCTACACGGCCGCGGGCCGTGGTGCGGAGGTCACCACGGCCGACCTGCTGGAGGGCGCACGGCGCGAGTACCGCAAGGCGGGCCGGCTGGTGCCGGGCGAGGGCACCTGGTAG
- a CDS encoding DUF4255 domain-containing protein, whose protein sequence is MIHEVDEVLKRLLNSGALAGSGIDVSFDAPTREWAARRNAPAINTYLYDIREDVRRRERGAMAVRDERGVVLRRRQPPRWFRLSYLVTAWTKQPQDEHRLLSAVLATLLPHEVLPPEQLPGALGALGLSVPLTVAGLHTESRSLAEIWSALGGELKPSLDLVVTAPFPAFPEYDAGPPVTEGAGVRVRGMDGTLEGSPERHHRARHLSGPPAPSGSPADEERPITDRPDGENPGRPGGKYPGRHGAERAAG, encoded by the coding sequence GTGATTCACGAGGTCGACGAGGTCCTCAAGCGACTCCTCAACAGCGGTGCCCTGGCCGGTTCCGGCATCGACGTCTCCTTCGACGCGCCGACCCGCGAGTGGGCGGCCCGGCGCAACGCGCCCGCCATCAACACCTATCTGTACGACATCCGCGAGGACGTCAGGCGCCGTGAACGCGGTGCCATGGCCGTGCGTGACGAGCGCGGTGTCGTGCTGCGCCGCCGCCAGCCGCCCCGCTGGTTCCGGCTCTCCTATCTGGTGACGGCCTGGACCAAACAACCGCAGGACGAACACCGGTTGCTGTCCGCGGTGCTGGCCACCCTGCTCCCCCACGAGGTACTGCCCCCCGAGCAACTCCCCGGCGCACTCGGCGCGCTGGGCCTGTCCGTACCGCTGACGGTCGCGGGTCTGCACACCGAGTCACGGTCCCTGGCGGAGATCTGGTCCGCGCTCGGCGGCGAGCTGAAGCCTTCGCTGGACCTGGTGGTGACCGCGCCGTTCCCGGCGTTCCCGGAGTACGACGCGGGGCCGCCGGTCACGGAGGGCGCCGGAGTACGCGTACGCGGCATGGACGGCACACTGGAGGGGTCGCCCGAACGGCACCACCGGGCAAGGCACTTGAGCGGCCCACCGGCACCGTCCGGCAGCCCGGCGGACGAGGAGCGCCCGATCACGGATCGTCCCGATGGAGAGAACCCGGGTCGTCCCGGCGGAAAGTACCCAGGTCGTCACGGCGCGGAGCGGGCGGCCGGATGA